One Spiribacter halobius DNA segment encodes these proteins:
- a CDS encoding carbon-nitrogen hydrolase family protein, with protein sequence MTTRIAVIQKPPVLLQRDATIEGMLASIDEAVGAGARLLVFPEAYIPGYPTWIWRLRPGGDMALSSEIHARLRANAVDLRGETLLPIQDAAARHGVTLVTGIHEIDSQYSGTTLFNTVVVIGPDGRLLNRHRKLMPTNPERMVWGMGDGSGLNVVDTPAGRLGSLICWECYMPLARYALYAQAMEIFVNPTWDASDTALATLRHIAKEGGCWVIGTATAIQGSDLPADFPQRDALYTPDEWINVGNAVVIAPSGEIAAGPLNRDKGILYAEIDTEDARHARRSLDVCGHYARPDVFSLTVNRSPQTPATFSDP encoded by the coding sequence ATGACCACCCGGATCGCCGTGATCCAGAAGCCCCCGGTGCTGCTGCAGCGGGACGCCACCATCGAAGGGATGCTTGCTTCCATCGACGAGGCCGTCGGCGCCGGCGCCAGGCTGCTGGTGTTTCCCGAGGCCTACATTCCGGGCTATCCCACCTGGATCTGGCGGCTGCGGCCCGGGGGCGACATGGCCCTCTCCAGCGAGATCCACGCACGCCTGCGCGCCAACGCCGTCGACCTCCGCGGAGAGACGCTACTCCCCATCCAGGACGCCGCCGCCCGTCACGGGGTGACCCTGGTCACCGGCATCCACGAGATCGACAGTCAGTACAGCGGCACCACCCTGTTCAACACCGTGGTGGTGATCGGGCCCGACGGCCGCCTGCTCAACCGGCATCGCAAGCTCATGCCGACCAACCCAGAGCGCATGGTCTGGGGCATGGGCGACGGCAGCGGCCTGAACGTGGTCGACACCCCCGCCGGGCGGCTCGGCAGCCTGATCTGCTGGGAGTGCTACATGCCGCTCGCCCGCTACGCGCTCTACGCCCAGGCGATGGAGATCTTCGTCAACCCGACGTGGGACGCCAGCGACACCGCCCTCGCCACCCTGCGGCACATCGCCAAAGAGGGCGGCTGCTGGGTGATCGGCACCGCCACCGCCATCCAGGGCAGCGACCTCCCCGCCGACTTCCCCCAGCGCGATGCGCTCTACACCCCGGACGAGTGGATCAACGTCGGCAACGCCGTCGTCATCGCCCCCTCCGGCGAGATCGCCGCCGGCCCGCTCAACCGCGACAAGGGCATCCTCTACGCCGAGATCGACACCGAGGACGCCCGGCACGCACGGCGCTCACTGGACGTCTGCGGGCACTATGCGCGGCCCGATGTGTTCTCGCTGACGGTGAATCGAAGCCCGCAGACACCCGCGACGTTCTCCGACCCTTAA